The Mastomys coucha isolate ucsf_1 unplaced genomic scaffold, UCSF_Mcou_1 pScaffold4, whole genome shotgun sequence genome has a segment encoding these proteins:
- the LOC116075815 gene encoding zinc finger protein 883-like, which produces MSAESVMELVSFEDIAVYFTWEEWQDLDIAQKLLYRDVMLETYTSLVSLGCCVIKPELILLLEREFGPWRVADTSVWNLPGYCMTRPELNIKLQHGFEPWNGSEASLWSLPDVHNVSVLGNQEPHLWQAEVTGGITSYEQMFEAELQIQEKIHQGAKTYGYKECMETFFPNSQHTRNQTSQSYENPFGWEECRKAFYYQSTLTQHQRFHIGEKLYDSPQCWEIFPWKSQLGVHETFHTGERRYECGECRKSFHRKANLIRHQRRTHSREKPYECIECGKTFYCKSDVTRHQRRTHSREKPYECVECSKTFYCKSYLIRHQSRTHSREKPYECTECTKTFYCKSDLTRHQTTHSGEKPFECNECSKTFYYKSDLANHQKTHTDDNPYECKECRKTFCSKSSLNQHHRIHTGEKPYECNECKKSFNSKSNLTEHQRRTHTREKPYECSECWKSFYCRSELTNHQRTHTVERYYECKECRKNFYCKSNLNQHQRTHTGEKPYECKDCNKAFYCKSNLNQHQRTHTGEKPFACKDCSKAFYCKSSLVKHQKIHSGEKPYECEECRKTFFQKSDLTRHQRTHTGEKPYECKDCSKTFYCKSNLNQHRKTHTHEKPYECKECRETFYSKSELTEHQRTHTDEKPYVMFNIDCQLDKIWNHLGDMPVGMPVKDYLD; this is translated from the exons ATGTCGGCAGAGTCTGTCATG GAGTTGGTGTCGTTTGAGGACATTGCTGTGTACTTCACCTGGGAGGAGTGGCAGGACCTAGACATTGCTCAGAAATTGCTCTACCgggatgtgatgctggagacctacaCTAGCCTGGTGTCCTTGG GCTGCTGCGTGATCAAACCTGAGTTGATCCTCCTGTTGGAACGTGAATTTGGGCCATGGAGGGTAGCAGATACCTCAGTCTGGAACCTTCCAG GGTACTGCATGACCAGACCAGAATTGAACATCAAGTTACAGCATGGATTTGAGCCGTGGAATGGCTCAGAAGCCTCACTCTGGAGCCTCCCAG aTGTCCATAATGTAAGTGTTCTGGGAAATCAAGAACCACACTTGTGGCAAGCTGAAGTCACTGGTGGCATTACATCATATGAACAAATGTTTGAA GCAGAACTGCAGATTCAAGAGAAAATTCATCAAGGGGCAAAAACATATGGATATAAAGAATGTATGGAAACATTTTTTCCGAATTCACAGCACACCAGGAATCAGACATCTCAGTCATATGAGAACCCCTTTGGATGGGAGGAATGTAGAAAAGCTTTCTATTATCAATCAACCCTCACTCAACATCAAAGATTTCATATAGGTGAGAAACTCTATGactctccacagtgctgggaaatTTTCCCCTGGAAGTCCCAACTTGGTGTACATGAGACATTTCACACAGGCGAGAGACGCTATGAATGTGGAGAATGCAGGAAGTCTTTCCATCGGAAGGCAAACCTTATTCGACATCAGAGAAGAACACATAGCAGAGAGAAGCCGTATGAATGTATAGAATGTGGGAAAACTTTCTACTGTAAGTCAGATGTCACTCGACATCAGAGAAGAACTCACAGTAGAGAAAAACCCTACGAATGTGTAGAATGCAGTAAGACTTTCTATTGTAAGTCATACCTCATTCGACATCAGAGTAGAACTCATAGTAgagagaagccctatgagtgTACAGAATGTACTAAAACTTTTTACTGTAAGTCAGATCTTACTCGACATCAAACAACTCATAGTGGGGAAAAGCCTTTTGAATGTAATGAATGCTCTAAAACATTCTACTATAAATCAGACCTCGCcaatcatcagaaaacacatacaGATGATAATCCCTATGAATGTAAAGAATGTAGAAAAACTTTCTGCTCCAAGTCAAGCCTCAATCAGCATCATAGGATTCATACAggtgagaaaccctatgaatgtaatgaaTGTAAGAAAAGCTTCAATTCTAAGTCAAATCTCACTGAGCACCAGAGAAGAACTCATACCAgagagaagccctatgaatgtaGCGAATGTTGGAAATCCTTCTACTGTAGATCAGAACTTACGAACCATCAGAGGACTCATACAGTGGAGAGATACTATGAATGTAAAGAGTGTAGAAAAAATTTCTACTGTAAGTCTAACCTCAATCAACATCAAAGAACTCACACCGGAGAGAAACCGTATGAATGTAAAGACTGCAACAAAGCTTTCTATTGTAAGTCAAACCTCAATCAACATCAAAGGACTCATACAGGTGAAAAACCTTTTGCATGTAAAGACTGTAGTAAGGCTTTCTATTGTAAGTCAAGCCTTGTTAAACATCAAAAAATCCATTCAGGTGAGAAGCCATATGAGTGTGAAGAATGTAGGAAAACTTTCTTCCAAAAGTCAGACCTCACTCGACATCAGAGAACACATACAGGTGAAAAACCCTATGAGTGTAAGGACTGCAGCAAAACTTTCTATTGTAAGTCAAACCTCAATCAACATCGGaaaactcacacacatgaaaaaccttatgaatgtaaagAGTGTAGGGAGACATTCTATTCTAAGTCAGAGCTTACAGAACATCAAAGAACTCATACAGATGAAAAACCATATGTGATGtttaatattgattgtcaacttgataagatctggaatcacctgggagacatGCCTGTAGGCATGCCTGTGAAAGATTATCTAGATTAA